Sequence from the Rutidosis leptorrhynchoides isolate AG116_Rl617_1_P2 chromosome 3, CSIRO_AGI_Rlap_v1, whole genome shotgun sequence genome:
TCTGGGAATATCCTTATTTATAACGGTATGTATTCATATCCAATAAATTAACATcatatatttttattgtttttattaAAAAGATATTTGTTTTGCTTTGTAGGTGAAGTATTTGGAGGAATTGGGCTCGATTTTGATAGCAATGATACTGAAGTTCTGATGCAGTGTCTGAGAAAATGCTGCAATTGCATTTCTCACGAACATGAAGGCATGTGCGCTGCACATGGGAATGAGATGTACTCTGTTCCTGAACTTCTTTCAAGTATTAAGGGGCCATGGGCTTTAGTTTACTGGCAGGTAACTTTTGAGTGGTAAGTTCCATTCATATTTAATGGTTCTAGAAGATTCTGCATAGAGGTAGAATTTTGACCAACATACATACATATGGGTTGATTCGGGTGATTTTATATATATCTAGCGGGTCAAACGGGTattataaacaatttaagtctaaaaCATATTAAGACTTCTGGTTAACTTTTATCTCAATTTTAATTTGTATTGCAGGAGAGCTCAAAGACGATATGGTTTGGTCGAGATGCACTTGGAAGACGAAGCCTTCTTGTTCACTGGCCAAGTTTAAGTGACTCCAGACTCATGTTCTCTTCTGTATCACCACCTTCTGCAATTGCAGAAATTTCAGGTAGAATTATTGAAATATGTTTATGTTTTAGTCGAATAGGTGATGATAAGTTATACGATTTATATGCCCATGTCTACAGATACTGGATGTGAAAATGGGCCGAGTGAATTGAACTTTTGGGAAGAGCTCCCATGTGGGGTCTACAGCCTGTCCATGGATGCTTCTGTAAATCTGGTGGGTAAGGTCAGAAAACATGATTGGACAGATCCTTTGCTGAAAGAACTGATCAAGTGGAAAAGAACTTTTGTTGAACCCAAACCTGAAGATTTGATTAAGTCCCTTGAAATTTATTCTAGTGAGCAACGAGGTAAAATTAGATTTAATCTCGTAGAATGCTTCCAAACTCGGATTGAAAGTCGCATTTagagtatttatatacatttaaactCCCCCTAAACAATTTATTTGATACATGGATATTCAATGTAACAAGATTTTTTGTAATCATATTTACCACACCTTAAAATGTGGAGTACTTGTTGTTCAAGAAAAAAAAAGAAGACGGAAAGGGTATCAGTTCAATAAAAAGGTTAACCATTTTGAATCGTTACACAGCCCTTTTGACCCTCATTCTGCCACCTCTAGTATTTTCGTGTCAGTTGAATTTGAACTACTCGAGCATTGAGGTTTTTCATTGCTACAGGGCATTTAGCTCAGGAAGTTCTTGTTGCACTTAAAGAATCTGTAAGACAGCGTACAACATTTTCAGAAATTCATCTGGTATTTCAATTCTAATTTTATATCAATTGGTTCAAACTTCATAATTAGTGTTATTTTCTTCTACACTTCAACAGTATAACCAGACATAACAATGTTATATTCCCCTACTTGTCTAAAAATTGCAGGGCAAGTCCCCAGTTGCGGTGCTTTTCTCTGGCGGATTAGATTCTATGATAGTTGCAGCATTATTGGACGAGTGTTTAGATCCAAAATGTATGTGATTAATCTTTTTCTAGCCGTTAAAGAGCTTGTGTATTAACTTCCAAACTTCTTATATTATGGTCCCCCGAGCAACTGAATCATTGACTCACCCTTAAACATAATAAGTAATACAGCATCTCAGCCTTGCATTTTAGTCACTCATTGACTTTTAGGGACCAAATTTTTACAAATACACTATTTTTTTCATGTCGAAACTCATTTTCTTTAAACTACTGATAGCAGCTGATTACAGCAGGTTTGATTTGGGTTGTTGTACCTCAAACAGGTAAAATTTCAAGTTTCAACTTACAGGGGAACAGGCCAAGCCAGTTGTAGGTCAACTCAACCCGACTTTCCTCATTTCTACCTTTGAATTGTACCAAACTTATCATTTCAACCTACCCAGTTTTACGTGTTCCATGGCCCGTTCAATGTTCGATCTATGCATTGTAACCTCTCTGATCAGACTTTTTTGACTGATGGAAGAAAAGACCGGAAacgcaaaaaaataataataaaaaattacatAAGTGCACAAAGCATAAACCTTTTGCCATAGGCTTGGCAGAATAGTTCTTCAATCATGATCTTTAGCAGATTCATTTTTTTTATTCCAATTTTATTCTCACTTTAATTGGCAGTTGAAATTGACCTGTTGAATGTAAGTTTTGATGGTCAGTTAGCCCCTGATAGAATCTCTGCTAGGGCAGGCGTGAATGAGCTGAGAAAAGTTTCCAGTTTTAGAAGGTAATCTATGATTGTTTTTGTGGACTATGAAGTATAAACTGGTGTATTTGTTCTtctgtgtttaaatttaaaatatatTGCGTTGGCTTGAGAACTTGTTGACCTTTTGTTGAATGCAGATGGAATCTGGTAGAGATAGATGCAGAATTGTCCAAGTTGACTTTAGAGACAAAACATGTCATGTCACTTATATATCCCTCAAATACATACATGGTACCTAGATACGTTACTTTACTTATGCATTATAATGAATTGTTTTAGTAGATGTCATTTTGAATCATCAATTGTATACTATCTATATCTATGCATGAGTAGCTATATTTCATACTTTACGAGTTTAGTCTATTGTAGGGTTCCGAATGCTTATGCATGTGTAGTGATAATGTTATTATCTTGTTTTATCTGTCACTTCTTCCGATATAGAGTACCTAATAGTTAGAAGCGTCAAATTCGACTCATTTACTTATAAATGGGTCACTACAGATTATGTTCTATATCTAACGGGTCAAATGGGTGACCATTTTTTCTCTCTAAAAATGCAGCAGGTCAAATGGGTAAAACACAAAAATAAACATTCTAAGAATGGAAGGAGTCATAGCCCATAGGTCACCAGAGTGTATTTTAAATACACAAAGCCTCTAGTCAAAGAGTTAATGTTAGTTAAAAACTCGACGCTAAGTGTTTTGGGACAAGCTTATCTGTTTTGCCCCTTTGAAAATATCATTTTTCATGGTTTATGAAACCCATTTACACACTCTTTTTGCCATCTCAACTAATCATAATGATCACTGATGATACAGGACCTAAATATTGGAATTGCCTTGTGGTTGGCAGCTGGCGGTGATGGCTGGGTTAGCGAAGAAATTGGAGGGAATACTGATTCCGAACACCGACGTGTTAAGTACAAGTCTGATTCCAGGATCCTTTTGGTTGGTTCTGGTGCAGATGAGCAATGTGCAGGTTATGGGCGCCATCGAACTAAATATAGACAAAGCAGGTTAGTTCCTATTCCTATAATAAAACTGTTACCAAACAAGCACTTCAAATAAGAAGTGGC
This genomic interval carries:
- the LOC139896822 gene encoding uncharacterized protein, whose product is MCGIALIISGVRIDLSSILPDSLNYSLPSSQSETSSFSVDDIKAALGKRGPDSLGSKCIHLHADKGRILINSIEEEVITKESDLIDSYVLNDGLFGEVLFIGATLQLRGTYPITQPLLDKSGNILIYNGEVFGGIGLDFDSNDTEVLMQCLRKCCNCISHEHEGMCAAHGNEMYSVPELLSSIKGPWALVYWQESSKTIWFGRDALGRRSLLVHWPSLSDSRLMFSSVSPPSAIAEISDTGCENGPSELNFWEELPCGVYSLSMDASVNLVGKVRKHDWTDPLLKELIKWKRTFVEPKPEDLIKSLEIYSSEQRGHLAQEVLVALKESVRQRTTFSEIHLGKSPVAVLFSGGLDSMIVAALLDECLDPKFEIDLLNVSFDGQLAPDRISARAGVNELRKVSSFRRWNLVEIDAELSKLTLETKHVMSLIYPSNTYMDLNIGIALWLAAGGDGWVSEEIGGNTDSEHRRVKYKSDSRILLVGSGADEQCAGYGRHRTKYRQSSWGGLNEEMKLDMQRIWKRNLGRDDRCIADNGREARFPFLDENVIKLLLDIPLWEIADLRQPSGVGDKKILREVARMLHLHEAAVLPKRAIQFGSRIARESNRKNFGSNRAANQASAGSAFIHPI